From Paenibacillus sp. PvR098:
GGCGAGCTGCCTGTCCATGCCCTGTTTGTCGCAACGCTGGTGACGGCACTGATTGTGCTCATTCCTTGCACGATATTGGAATGGATGGTTCGCGAACCGGAGATTGAATGGTCGGCTGGCCTGGCCCCCGGCATACTGTTTATAAGTATTTTCCCTTCACTCTTATCCTTTACGGCATGGAACGCAGCCATTGCCATGATTGGTCCGTCTCGCTGCTCCGGCTTTTTGAACTTGATCCCGCTGTTCAGCGCAATCTTTGCTACTTTATTTGCAGGAGAATCGATCTCCGCGTATCATCTGATTGGCGCGTTGCTGATCGTAACAGGCGTATACTTCATGAATCGGCGGTTATCACCGTCACCGAAACGAATGGAGCTTACAACCTAATGATATCCAAACCCAATGTACACATTCCTTTGCCACTGCTGCTGCTCGTTGGTATCGTGGCAATTTCTTTTTCGTCTATATTTGTCCGTTGGTCAAATTCTCCAGTATCCGCCATCGCTATGTATCGGCTCGTTATTACGGCTCTAATCATGCTCCCCTTTTTATGGAGATATCGACAGGATATACGTGAGATCGGTACACGCGATTGGATAGGGCTGGCTTGGTCGGGGCTTGCACTCGGGCTTCATTTTTTATTGTGGATGGGCTCACTGAGGCTCACAACCGTGGCTAGCTCTACAGCCATTCTGGCGCTTGAGCCTGTCATTGTCCTCATAGGGGCTTGCCTCTTTTTCCATCAGCGCACGAACCTGCTCGCCGTACTGAGCATGCTTGTCGCGATCACCGGGGCCATCCTGATCGGTTATGGGGATTGGGGACTGACCGGACAAGCACTGCTCGGAGACCTGCTATCGCTGCTTGGTACAGTGGCAGTCGCCATACACATGCTGCTCGGCAAAAGGCTGCTAAGCCGCATTCCCGCCTTTCTTTACAGCTTCTTTGTGTTCGTTTTCGCTGCTGCTGTTCTTGCCTTGTACAATCTAGGATTCGGTTATGCGTTTACGGGCTATGAAGCTAGTGAGTGGGGTATCTTCCTTCTGATGGCGCTAGTGCCCACCTTATTCGGCCATTATTTGTTCAATTGGCTGCTCAAATTTATGCGGCCCGAATCCGTATCCATGAGCGTATTGGGAGAGCCGCTGGGGGCGACCGTGCTTGCTTATCTGCTCCTGGGCGAATCCATTACCTGGCTTCAGACGGCCGCGGGAGCTCTACTGCTGGTGGGTGTTTGGCTATTCCTCCGTTCGAACGAAAAGGAGCCGACTTCGAAGCTAACGCAATCCGGGCATGCTCGGGCTTCTTAGGTCTAACCATTCCAAGATGAAGAATCCCCTACTATGGTAATAAGTATATGTCACCATAATAGAATTCCTATAATAATAAAAATGAAAAGCCACAGATTCGTGGCTTTTCATTTTTATGCAACGCTGATATATTAATTGCTTTCGATCTTAATTTTCCCCTTGCTGGTTATCGCCATTGGAAGATTTAAACGGAGATGATTCGCTGGGCTTGAATAAGGATGGACTCTTCGAAACAGGATTTACCGGTGTCATATCAGCTTGTGATGTGGGAGCGGCAAATGCTTTTCCGTTGTTGGGAATGACCCGCCGTGCAGTCACGTATGTCTTGTCCCATGTGCTGCCTGAAAAATTGGAAATCGTTACTCCAACTCCGACTCTATAGGTATGAAGCAGTTTTCCTTCACCCATATAAATACTTACGTGATTAATAACTCCGTCACGATTGGTATCAGAAAACACTAAGTCTCCAGGCTGCAACTGATCTTTCGGAACAAAGGTACCTGCATTGGCTTGCTGTCTTGATGAACGGGGAATGTCCATTCCATTTTGTTTAAATACATATTGAGTAAAAGAGGAACAATCAAATCGATCTGTTCTTCCCTTTTTTGCACCGAATTGATATGGTACTCCGAGAAGCTGTTTCCCTGTTGCAATCACGTTATCGGCAGCGGATGTGCTAGTTGTAGCTGCTGCATGCGTAGACTGAGGAGTTATAAACATGCTACCGGAAAAAGAGATGGCTAGACTTAGACTCACACCCGTCAGCAATTTCCTAAATCGTTTGTTGTTTGTCATCTTCATCGTATCCTCCCTTTGGAACTAGTAGATTTTTTCTCGCCTAATAACCATAACACATCATAATAACCCATTAATTACCAGGAGTTTCGAGAAACCTTATGATATCTCATATAAGCTGCTATTATTAGAAGTGGATGAGAATGTTCTCATTGAAAATCTCTTGACAAAGTCAATAACGTCTAGCTCATCTTTTTCCTATAAAACAATAAAAACCTCCCCTTGTCTAAGGACAAAAGGAGGCTTGCGCTTCTAAATTAAGAAACACGGCGGGCGGTTGTATAATTTTTCTTCCACCAACCCTTGTTAATATTATCGATGGTCACTCCGGGCTTACCGTAGGTGTGTATAATATTACCATTTCCAATGTAAATACCTACATGGCTAATCGGCTTGTAAAAGAATACGAGATCACCCGGCTTGAGTTGGCTTTTCGGAACGAATTTACCGGCCTTTGACTGTGCTTTCGAAGTACGCGGCACAGTAATGCCGTTCTTGGCATATACAGTCTTAACAAATGAAGAGCAGTCGAAGGTTCGGGTCTGCCCCATTTTCGCACCAAACTTATATGGTGTATTCATATATTTTTTGCTCGTAGATACGATGCTACTCGCTTTGGATGAAGACACAGCTTCGACGGGAGTTGCGGGACCTGCTAGTGTTCCGGTCATGATCAGTGCAGCGCTCAAGCTGACGGACATCATAAGACGTCCCCAGCGTTTAGAAATTAGGTTGTTCATCTGTAACGTCCTCCATAGTAGGTATTGGCTAGTTTGGCCTAACCCACTATAGCACAGATGAATTGTAAGGATATTTTTCCAATCATCTCTGAAACCTTGCTATTACTGGAATCAAGAGCGTTTATTAGAATTTCATGAGAATTCTCTCATGTTCCCCTCATAAAACGCTTCCGTTTCCTTCTTTGGCAAGCCTACGGTGACTGTCATCCCCTTCCCTTCGTCACTGTCCAACCGAATCGTACCCCGGTGCTGCTCTACAATCCGTTTGGCGATGGCCAGCCCCAGACCCGATCCTCCAGTACCTCGTCTTCTCGCTTTATCCACACGGTAAAAACGCTCAAATAGCTGCGATAGCTCCCGCCGCGGAACTCCAATTCCTTCATCCTTCACTTGTAATATAACGTAATCGGTTTCTTCTTTACACAGAACAGACACGGGCTCTTTACTATATTTAATTGCATTGTCCAAAAGAATAATCAGCAGCTGTTTGATTTTTTCCTCATCCGCCATACAATAAAGCTCTGATGAGGCTGATTCCATTCTAATTTCCCGTTTGAACGCGAGGCTCATTTGCTCTGCAGTCGTATCGATTAAGGTCCTCAGATTGATATTTCGCAGCTGTGTCTCAGGATGACGTTCTATCACTGCCATATGCAGCAGGGAGTCGATCAGACCTTTTAGACGAACTGTTTCTGAATGAATGGCGTCTAACGCTTCTTGTCGAAGGGTCGGATCTTCTCCCCCCCACCGCTGAAGTAGAGAAGTATAGCTTTCAATGACAGTTAATGGTGTTCTCAACTCATGGGATGCATCTGATACAAATTGTTTTTGCTTAAGGTCGTTTTCTTGTAGACTAAGGATCATCTGATTGAACGTTTTACCAAGTCTCCCAAGCTCATCATGGTTTGTTGTAAATTGTGGACTCAGTTGAATGAATTGTCCTTTGCTGCGAACGGTGTTCATCGTCTCGAGCAACTTCCGGATCGGTCGTACGATGACTCGGGTATAAAATACCCCTCCCACAAGTGAAAACAGGAGGACGCTAACGGTTGTAACCATGAGCCCGGTTGCCAACACTTCCATAAAATCTCCTATGACGTCCAGTGCCTTCCCCAATTCTAGCAGCCCGATTTGAACACCATCCTCTACAATGGGTACTTGTATAAACAACAGTCGGACATCAAGGTCGTTTACAACAGTGAAGTGGTAATCTGTTCGATATACCGGCGGGTGGGCAGCAAGTTGATCATTGGTAACGATTTGACCAGCTATGAAACCATTGGGAGAGATAATTCGAATGAGTGAATTGGGGTCTTGAAACTCTTTAAGTATATCCGGGTTTGACCAATTTTCGGGTAATTTCATTTCGGGATTACGGAGAACAATCTGCGCCTTGTTCCAAAGAAGCTCCACCTCGGTATCTGTTGTTTTCTTGAGAATATAGAAATATATAAAGAAATTAAAAAACAACACGATAAGCAATATCCAAGTCCCGGTCAACAAAATCAATCTCGTACGAAGACTCATGTCTCAGGTACCGTTAATTCGTATCCGATGCCTCGCGCTGTTCGAATCAGCTTGGGTTGATAGCCTTTATCAATTTTTTGACGCAAATAGCGGATATATACGTCTACAATGTTTGTGTCTCCGACAAAATCGTAGCCCCAGACATCGGACAAAATTTGATCCCGGCTCAGCACATGTTCTTTGTGCTCAATCAAATATTGAAGAAGGTCAAATTCTTTAGGTGTAAGTTCAATCGTGTTACCGCTGCGCGTCACCTTACGCGCGATCAGGTCTACCTGCAAATCATCCGCTTCCAGTATATTACCCAAAGGTTTTGCCCGTACTGTGATTTGAATGAGATTTCGGATTCGAGCAAGCAGTTCTTCAATAGCGAACGGTTTGGTTACATAATCGTTAGCGCCTTGCTCAAAACCACCGACGATATCCGGTGTGGCATCTCTGGCAGTCAATAAAATAACAGGAACACTGTCATCCACCTGACGGATACGTCGAAGCACCTCAAGCCCGTTCCACTCCGGAAGCATCACATCCAGAAGGATCAAGCTCCAAGGATTTTCTAAAGCCAGTCGTACTCCTTCTTTGCCATCAAATGCAGTGCCGACTTGGTACCCCTCATGCTCTAACTCCAGTCTCAATACCCGTGATATATGCTCTTCATCTTCAATAATAAGAATGGAATCGGCCATACGTTCTCCATTATTCTCGTCGTTTGATTTCATCATAACCAATTGGATAAATCTCTATTCTGTAAAACTAAAAAAAGAGCAAAGCACCGCGCATTAGCGGTCTTTGCTCTTCTCCATGGATTCGGTTCGCTCGCTGCCGAAAGCCATGATGAGATTTTGAATTTTTTGCAAACGGATATATTCATTATTCTTCAAATCTGATCGAAAATAAGCATACATATAAGCGCCTTCCATGAACGACAGGTTCGGATAACAGACCAAATCCGAAGTGGTATACGGATTATCGAGAATAATCTGCCATTCTCCTTCCCGTTGATCAGACGGGATCGTTTCAAGAACCGTTTGTTTATAGGTGACGATGAACTCATATTCTTCCCATATGTGCGCCCAAGCCGGGCTGAACGCTTGAGGCTCCGGAAACAGCTCCTTAGCTGATGCGATCAAACGGCTAATGTTGACATGCTCGTGCTCCTCATAATGCTTCAATCGCTCGCGAAAACCATCTATAAACAACCGAAAGGCAGTAAATCCACCCTTCAGGATCAATTCCTGAAACTGTCTCTGCTCATCCTCGTTGATTGCAGCTTCAAACAAGTCAAAAGGGTTCGTATTCATTTACATTCCATTCCCCGTTCTTTACGTCAACATTAGGCATCCTGCACTGAATGGACGGTCATATTCCCTTCCGGGTCTAAACAAAGCTTGCGGGTAGGGTCATTCTTCAATTTTACGTTGAATATCTTTAACCGGCTCTCGTTTACAGGCAGAACCTGCCACAAGTCTGGATCGTCATGACCGATCGCCGACAAGAAAGCATCCTTTTCCTGTTCCGCCATGCTCTTGTCATCCCATTGTTTGGCCCCATAGTAATCCAAATCATAGTTGTTTTTTTGAATATAGGCCGCGATTTCACCAGTTTGGGTGTGCCGAAGTACATAAAACATCGGACATCCCTCCATATCTCTGTGATAAAAAGCAAAGGCGCAAGCTCGATGAAGAGTTTGCGCCTGAGCATGCCTTACAAGTAAGGATTTTCGTGCTTCGCCTTCAAACGGCTCCAGCGGCGTTCTACCTCGTTCTCGAACGATTGAAGCGCTTCGGAGTATTCGGGCTTGGTCAGGTGCTTCGTTTTGCCCATATTTTTGAGCCACTCGCCAACCGGAATCCGCTTGCTCTTCTCTTCCGGGTTGTACGTAATTGTAGTTACTCCATTCTCTATTTCATAGAGAGGGAAGAAACAGGAGTTAACGGCTTCATCGATCAGCGTTTGACCAATTTGTTCCTCAGACAGCCAGTTCAGCGGACAGGTGATCAGGATTTTACCGTACACCAAACCTTCGTTTT
This genomic window contains:
- a CDS encoding C40 family peptidase → MNNLISKRWGRLMMSVSLSAALIMTGTLAGPATPVEAVSSSKASSIVSTSKKYMNTPYKFGAKMGQTRTFDCSSFVKTVYAKNGITVPRTSKAQSKAGKFVPKSQLKPGDLVFFYKPISHVGIYIGNGNIIHTYGKPGVTIDNINKGWWKKNYTTARRVS
- a CDS encoding DMT family transporter, with the protein product MISKPNVHIPLPLLLLVGIVAISFSSIFVRWSNSPVSAIAMYRLVITALIMLPFLWRYRQDIREIGTRDWIGLAWSGLALGLHFLLWMGSLRLTTVASSTAILALEPVIVLIGACLFFHQRTNLLAVLSMLVAITGAILIGYGDWGLTGQALLGDLLSLLGTVAVAIHMLLGKRLLSRIPAFLYSFFVFVFAAAVLALYNLGFGYAFTGYEASEWGIFLLMALVPTLFGHYLFNWLLKFMRPESVSMSVLGEPLGATVLAYLLLGESITWLQTAAGALLLVGVWLFLRSNEKEPTSKLTQSGHARAS
- a CDS encoding response regulator transcription factor, whose amino-acid sequence is MADSILIIEDEEHISRVLRLELEHEGYQVGTAFDGKEGVRLALENPWSLILLDVMLPEWNGLEVLRRIRQVDDSVPVILLTARDATPDIVGGFEQGANDYVTKPFAIEELLARIRNLIQITVRAKPLGNILEADDLQVDLIARKVTRSGNTIELTPKEFDLLQYLIEHKEHVLSRDQILSDVWGYDFVGDTNIVDVYIRYLRQKIDKGYQPKLIRTARGIGYELTVPET
- a CDS encoding C40 family peptidase, with amino-acid sequence MTNNKRFRKLLTGVSLSLAISFSGSMFITPQSTHAAATTSTSAADNVIATGKQLLGVPYQFGAKKGRTDRFDCSSFTQYVFKQNGMDIPRSSRQQANAGTFVPKDQLQPGDLVFSDTNRDGVINHVSIYMGEGKLLHTYRVGVGVTISNFSGSTWDKTYVTARRVIPNNGKAFAAPTSQADMTPVNPVSKSPSLFKPSESSPFKSSNGDNQQGEN
- a CDS encoding HAMP domain-containing sensor histidine kinase, with the protein product MSLRTRLILLTGTWILLIVLFFNFFIYFYILKKTTDTEVELLWNKAQIVLRNPEMKLPENWSNPDILKEFQDPNSLIRIISPNGFIAGQIVTNDQLAAHPPVYRTDYHFTVVNDLDVRLLFIQVPIVEDGVQIGLLELGKALDVIGDFMEVLATGLMVTTVSVLLFSLVGGVFYTRVIVRPIRKLLETMNTVRSKGQFIQLSPQFTTNHDELGRLGKTFNQMILSLQENDLKQKQFVSDASHELRTPLTVIESYTSLLQRWGGEDPTLRQEALDAIHSETVRLKGLIDSLLHMAVIERHPETQLRNINLRTLIDTTAEQMSLAFKREIRMESASSELYCMADEEKIKQLLIILLDNAIKYSKEPVSVLCKEETDYVILQVKDEGIGVPRRELSQLFERFYRVDKARRRGTGGSGLGLAIAKRIVEQHRGTIRLDSDEGKGMTVTVGLPKKETEAFYEGNMREFS